In Oenanthe melanoleuca isolate GR-GAL-2019-014 linkage group LGE22, OMel1.0, whole genome shotgun sequence, the following proteins share a genomic window:
- the ATG101 gene encoding autophagy-related protein 101 isoform X1: MIHFPAPCRQMVGPGRSRCCAPAGAAPAMNCRAEVLEVSVEGRQVEEAMLAVLHTILLHRSTGKFHYKKEGTYSIGTVGTQDVDCDFIDFAYVRVSSEELDRALRKAVGEFKDALRGSGSDGMGQISLEFYQKKKSRWPFSDECIPWELWTIKVNVVNLANEQERQICREKVGEKLCEKIINIVEVMNRHEYLPKMPTQSEVDNVFDTSLKDVQPYLYKISYQITDSLGTSVTTTMRRLIKDTLAL; encoded by the exons ATGATCCACTTCCCTGCTCCGTGCCGTCAGATGGTCGGGCCCGGGCG cagccGCTGCTGTGCCCCCGCCGGCGCCGCCCCCGCCATGAACTGCCGCGCCGAGGTGCTGGAGGTGTCGGTGGAGGGGCGGCAGGTGGAGGAGGCCATGCTGGCCGTGCTCCACACCATCCTGCTGCACCGCAGCACCGGCAAGTTCCACTACAAGAAGGAGGGCACCTACTCCATCGGCACCGTGGGCACCCAGGACGTGGACTGCGACTTCATCGACTTCGCCTACGTCCGCGTCTCCTCTGAGGAGCTCGACCGGGCGCTCCGCAAAGCTGTCGGGGAGTTCAAG GACGCGCTGCGCGGCTCCGGCTCCGACGGCATGGGGCAGATCTCCCTGGAGTTCTACCAGAAGAAGAAGTCCCGGTGGCCCTTCTCGGACGAGTGCAtcccctgggagctctggaCCATCAAGGTGAACGTGGTGAACCTGGCGAACGAGCAGGAGCGGCAGATCTGCCGCGAGAAGGTGGGCGAGAAGCTCTGCGAGAAGATCATCAACATCGTGGAGGTGATGAACCGCCACGAGTACCTGCCCAAGATGCCCACGCAGTCCGAGGTGGACAACGTCTTCGACACCAGCCTGAAGGACGTGCAGCCCTACCTGTACAAGATCTCCTACCAGATCACGGACTCCCTGGGCACCTCAGTCACCACCACCATGCGCCGGCTCATCAAGGACACGCTGGCGCTGTAG
- the ATG101 gene encoding autophagy-related protein 101 isoform X2: MIHFPAPCRQMVGPGRRCCAPAGAAPAMNCRAEVLEVSVEGRQVEEAMLAVLHTILLHRSTGKFHYKKEGTYSIGTVGTQDVDCDFIDFAYVRVSSEELDRALRKAVGEFKDALRGSGSDGMGQISLEFYQKKKSRWPFSDECIPWELWTIKVNVVNLANEQERQICREKVGEKLCEKIINIVEVMNRHEYLPKMPTQSEVDNVFDTSLKDVQPYLYKISYQITDSLGTSVTTTMRRLIKDTLAL; encoded by the exons ATGATCCACTTCCCTGCTCCGTGCCGTCAGATGGTCGGGCCCGGGCG ccGCTGCTGTGCCCCCGCCGGCGCCGCCCCCGCCATGAACTGCCGCGCCGAGGTGCTGGAGGTGTCGGTGGAGGGGCGGCAGGTGGAGGAGGCCATGCTGGCCGTGCTCCACACCATCCTGCTGCACCGCAGCACCGGCAAGTTCCACTACAAGAAGGAGGGCACCTACTCCATCGGCACCGTGGGCACCCAGGACGTGGACTGCGACTTCATCGACTTCGCCTACGTCCGCGTCTCCTCTGAGGAGCTCGACCGGGCGCTCCGCAAAGCTGTCGGGGAGTTCAAG GACGCGCTGCGCGGCTCCGGCTCCGACGGCATGGGGCAGATCTCCCTGGAGTTCTACCAGAAGAAGAAGTCCCGGTGGCCCTTCTCGGACGAGTGCAtcccctgggagctctggaCCATCAAGGTGAACGTGGTGAACCTGGCGAACGAGCAGGAGCGGCAGATCTGCCGCGAGAAGGTGGGCGAGAAGCTCTGCGAGAAGATCATCAACATCGTGGAGGTGATGAACCGCCACGAGTACCTGCCCAAGATGCCCACGCAGTCCGAGGTGGACAACGTCTTCGACACCAGCCTGAAGGACGTGCAGCCCTACCTGTACAAGATCTCCTACCAGATCACGGACTCCCTGGGCACCTCAGTCACCACCACCATGCGCCGGCTCATCAAGGACACGCTGGCGCTGTAG
- the ATG101 gene encoding autophagy-related protein 101 isoform X3: MNCRAEVLEVSVEGRQVEEAMLAVLHTILLHRSTGKFHYKKEGTYSIGTVGTQDVDCDFIDFAYVRVSSEELDRALRKAVGEFKDALRGSGSDGMGQISLEFYQKKKSRWPFSDECIPWELWTIKVNVVNLANEQERQICREKVGEKLCEKIINIVEVMNRHEYLPKMPTQSEVDNVFDTSLKDVQPYLYKISYQITDSLGTSVTTTMRRLIKDTLAL; encoded by the exons ATGAACTGCCGCGCCGAGGTGCTGGAGGTGTCGGTGGAGGGGCGGCAGGTGGAGGAGGCCATGCTGGCCGTGCTCCACACCATCCTGCTGCACCGCAGCACCGGCAAGTTCCACTACAAGAAGGAGGGCACCTACTCCATCGGCACCGTGGGCACCCAGGACGTGGACTGCGACTTCATCGACTTCGCCTACGTCCGCGTCTCCTCTGAGGAGCTCGACCGGGCGCTCCGCAAAGCTGTCGGGGAGTTCAAG GACGCGCTGCGCGGCTCCGGCTCCGACGGCATGGGGCAGATCTCCCTGGAGTTCTACCAGAAGAAGAAGTCCCGGTGGCCCTTCTCGGACGAGTGCAtcccctgggagctctggaCCATCAAGGTGAACGTGGTGAACCTGGCGAACGAGCAGGAGCGGCAGATCTGCCGCGAGAAGGTGGGCGAGAAGCTCTGCGAGAAGATCATCAACATCGTGGAGGTGATGAACCGCCACGAGTACCTGCCCAAGATGCCCACGCAGTCCGAGGTGGACAACGTCTTCGACACCAGCCTGAAGGACGTGCAGCCCTACCTGTACAAGATCTCCTACCAGATCACGGACTCCCTGGGCACCTCAGTCACCACCACCATGCGCCGGCTCATCAAGGACACGCTGGCGCTGTAG
- the NR4A1 gene encoding nuclear receptor subfamily 4 group A member 1, producing MPCIQAQCSTTGAGPCERCPAELLSPEGGRFPMEVAGADLAAAPALPSFSTFMESYAGEFDAFLYQLPASGQTSAATAFKLEDFQVYGCYPSAFGGQPDETLSSSGSDCYGSPCSIPSPATPGFQPPQAPGWEGSFGPYSPLPNYEGGQPWAEPAKGGGSQPPFFAFGPPAPSPAGSPASLKGQPGLSPRMDPRLLDTDAFPTSQGPPRGFAGLPLAPSSPLLEGPALAPSKVRGPGAGEGRCAVCGDNASCQHYGVRTCEGCKGFFKRTVQKNAKYICLANKDCPVDKRRRNRCQFCRFQKCLAVGMVKEVVRTDSLKGRRGRLPSKPKQPPDASPVSLITSLVRAHIDSIPSATKLDYSKFQESAPCPFEKEDSVDVQQFYDLLTGSMDVIRKWAEKIQGFTELPKEDQDLLLESAFLELFILRLAYRSKPEEGKLIFCNGVVLHRQQCVRGFGEWIDAILEFSQSLHRMSVDVPSFSCLAALVIITDRHGLKEPKRVEELQNRIVGCLKDHVAAAGAEPGRSSCLSKLLGKLPELRSLCTQGLQRIFYLKLEDLVPPPPIVDKIFMDTLPF from the exons ATGCCCTGCATCCAGGCACAGTGCAGCACCACGGGCGCCGGCCCCTGCGAGCGCTGCCCGGCCGAGCTGCTCAGCCCCGAGGGCGGCCGATTCCCCATGGAAGTGGCTGGAGCCGACCTGGCGGCCGCCCCCGCCCTGCCCAGCTTCAGCACCTTCATGGAGAGCTACGCCGGCGAGTTCGACGCCTTCCTCTACCAGCTGCCAGCGAGCGGCCAGACCAGCGCCGCCACCGCCTTCAAGCTGGAGGACTTCCAGGTGTACGGCTGCTACCCCAGCGCCTTCGGTGGGCAGCCGGACGAGACGCTGTCCTCCAGCGGCTCGGACTGCTACGGgagcccctgctccatcccctcgCCCGCCACGCCGGGCTTCCAGCCCCCGCAAGCCCCCGGCTGGGAGGGCTCCTTCGGGCCGTACTCACCGCTGCCGAACTAcgagggtgggcagccctgggctgagccagccAAGGGCGGGGGGTCGCAGCCCCCCTTCTTCGCCTTCggccccccagcccccagccctgctgggtccCCTGCAAGCCTGAAGGGGCAGCCGGGCCTCTCTCCCCGCATGGACCCACGGCTGCTGGACACGGACGCGTTCCCCACGAGCCAAGGTCCTCCCAGGGGGTTCGCGGGGCTGCCCCTGGCCCCCAGCTCGCCGCTGCTGGAGGGGCCGGCGCTGGCGCCCAGCAAAGTGCGCGGCCCCGGGGCGGGCGAGGGCCGCTGCGCCGTCTGCGGGGACAACGCCTCCTGCCAGCACTACGGCGTGCGCACCTGCGAGGGCTGCAAGGGCTTCTTCAAG CGCACAGTGCAGAAGAATGCCAAGTACATCTGCCTGGCCAACAAGGATTGCCCTGTGGACAAGCGGCGCAGGAACCGCTGCCAGTTCTGCCGCTTCCAGAAGTGCCTGGCCGTGGGCATGGTCAAAGAAG TGGTCCGGACTGACAGCCTGaaggggcggcggggccgtcTCCCCTCCAAGCCCAAGCAGCCGCCAGACGCGTCCCCAGTCAGCCTCATCACCTCGCTGGTGCGGGCACACATCGACTCCATCCCCAGCGCCACCAAGCTCGACTACTCCAAG TTCCAGGAGTCAGCACCGTGCCCGTTTGAGAAGGAGGACTCAGTGGACGTGCAGCAGTTCTATGACCTGCTCACTGGCTCCATGGACGTCATCCGCAAGTGGGCTGAGAAGATCCAGGGATTCACCGAGCTGCCCAAGGAGGACCAGGACCTTCTGCTGGAGTCAGCCTTCCTGGAGCTCTTCATCCTGCGCCTGGCCTACCG ctctAAGCCAGAGGAAGGGAAACTCATCTTCTGCAACGGGGTGGTGCTGCACCGGCAGCAGTGCGTGCGTGGCTTCGGGGAGTGGATTGACGCCATCCTCGAGTTCTCCCAGAGCCTGCACCGCATGAGCGTCGACGtcccctccttctcctgccttgCTGCCCTCGTCATCATCACAG ACCGGCACGGGCTGAAGGAGCCCAAGCgggtggaggagctgcagaaccGCATCGTGGGCTGCCTCAAGGACCAcgtggcagctgcaggggctgagcccgggcgctccagctgcctctccaAGCTGCTGGGGAAGCTGCCAGAGCTGCGCAGCCTCTGCACCCAGGGCCTCCAGCGCATCTTCTACCTCAAGCTGGAGGACCTGGTGCCGCCACCGCCCATCGTGGACAAGATCTTCATGGACACTCTGCCTTTCTGA
- the TAMALIN gene encoding protein TAMALIN produces the protein MTLRRRRRRRLRPKEDAAPAAAPESPGPAELYRALAAAGGTLPRVRKDTGLKWASPSQSPEEHRRVVTLEKKAEESFGFEIQTYGLHHQDRNSVEMFTFVCRVHDGSPAEAAGLKAGDTITGVNGLNVEGIRHREIVEIIKSSGNVLRLDTLYGTSIRRAELEARLQYLKQTLYEKWGEFRSLMVQEQRLVRGVVAKDPSIYDTLESIRWCLQGEGLPGGSSRASGSDDSLYQTCVFASSSSLDGDKDGDKDKDEDSGGPAPPPPRPRPALARSASLKCAGGPGAAGRLWARAGDPGEGAAAPRKSRHSSFRRRLLKFIPGLNRALEEEESHL, from the exons atgaccctgcggcggcggcggcggcggcggctccggccgAAGGAGGATGCGGCACCGGCGGCGGCCCCGGAGAGCCCCGGGCCCGCCGAGCTCTACCGAGCGCTGGCGGCGGCCGGCGGGACCCTGCCCCGCGTGCGCAAG GACACGGGGCTCAAGTGGGCATCCCCGAGCCAGTCCCCAGAGGAGCACAG gagGGTGGTGACTCTGGAGAAGAAGGCAGAGGAGTCTTTCGGCTTCGAGATCCAG ACCTACGGGCTGCACCACCAGGACAGGAACAGCGTGGAGATGTTCACCTTCGTGTGCCGCGTGCACGACGGGAGCCCGGCCGAGGCCGCGGGGCTCAAGGCTG GGGACACCATCACGGGGGTGAACGGGCTCAACGTGGAGGGCATCCGGCACCGGGAGATCGTGGAGATCATCAAGAGCTCGGGGAATGTGCTGCG GCTGGACACGCTCTACGGGACGTCCATCCGCAGGGCCGAGCTGGAGGCCCGGCTGCAGTACCTGAag CAAACCCTCTATGAGAAGTGGGGGGAGTTCCGCTCGCTGATGGTGCAGGAGCAGCGGCTGGTGCGGG GTGTGGTGGCCAAGGACCCCAGCATCTACGACACGCTGGAGTCCATCCGCTGGTGCCTGCAGGGGGAGGGGCTGCCGGGGGGCTCCTCCCGTGCCAGCGGCAGCGATGATTCCCTGTACCAGACCTGCGTCTTCGCCTCTTCCAGCTCCTTggatggggacaaggatggggacaaggacaaggatGAGGACAGCGGGGGTCCCGCGCCccccccgccgcgcccccgccccgcgctggCCCGCAGCGCCAGCCTCAAGTGTGCGGGGggcccgggggctgcggggcggcTCTGGGCTCGGGCCGGGGAccctggggagggggcggccgCCCCCCGCAAGAGCCGACACAGCAGCTTCCGCCGGCGGCTGCTCAAGTTCATCCCGGGTCTGAACCGGGcgctggaggaggaggagagtcACCTTTAG
- the ACVR1B gene encoding activin receptor type-1B, with protein MAARAPRSPRAPPAAARRSPPPPSALLLALLLLLAGPLGGARALTCLCSDCKQANSTCETDGACMVSVFNLDGVKHHVRTCIPEAKLIPAGKPFYCLSSEDLRNTHCCYSDFCNKIDLMVPSGHLKDNEPPSSWGPVELVAVIAGPVFLVFVVMIIVVFVFHHHQRVYHNRQRLDMEDPSCEMCLSKDKTLQDLVYDLSTSGSGSGLPLFVQRTVARTIVLQEIIGKGRFGEVWRGRWRGGDVAVKIFSSREERSWFREAEIYQTVMLRHENILGFIAADNKDNGTWTQLWLVSDYHEHGSLFDYLNRYTVTIEGMIKLALSAASGLAHLHMEIVGTQGKPGIAHRDLKSKNILVKKNGTCAIADLGLAVRHDSVTDTIDIAPNQRVGTKRYMAPEVLDETINMKHFDSFKCADIYALGLVYWEIARRCNAGGIHEEYQLPYYDLVPSDPSIEEMRKVVCDQKLRPNIPNWWQSYEALRVMGKMMRECWYANGAARLTALRIKKTLSQLSVQEDVKI; from the exons CTTTGACATGTCTGTGCTCTGACTGCAAACAAGCCAACTCCACGTGCGAGACGGACGGCGCCTGCATGGTGTCAGTGTTCAACCTGGACGGTGTCAAGCACCACGTCCGGACCTGCATTCCTGAGGCCAAGctgattcctgctgggaaaccCTTCTACTGCCTGAGCTCAGAGGATCTGCGGAACACTCACTGCTGCTACTCCGATTTTTGCAACAAAATTGATTTAATGGTTCCCAGCG gACACCTGAAAGACAACGAGCCCCCATCCAGCTGGGGTCCTGTGGAGCTGGTGGCAGTGATTGCTGGGCCTGTGTTCCTTGTGTTTGTTGTGATGATCATTGTGGTGTTTGTGTTCCATCACCACCAACGAGTCTATCACAACCGCCAGCGCCTGGACATGGAGGACCCTTCTTGTGAAATGTGCCTTTCCAAGGACAAGACCTTGCAAGATCTGGTCTATGATCTCTCCACCTCAGGCTCTGGCTCAG GTTTGCCTCTGTTTGTGCAGCGGACCGTGGCTCGGACCATTGTCCTGCAGGAGATCATTGGCAAGGGTCGCTTTGGGGAGGTGTGGAGGGGCAGGTGGCGTGGAGGGGACGTGGCTGTGAAGATCTTCTCCTCCCGTGAGGAGCGCTCCTGGTTCAGGGAGGCAGAGATCTATCAGACAGTGATGCTGCGCCACGAGAACATCCTGGGCTTCATTGCTGCAGACAACAAAG ATAATGGGACATGGACTCAGCTGTGGCTTGTCTCTGACTACCACGAGCATGGCTCTCTCTTTGACTACCTGAATCGCTACACGGTGACTATCGAGGGCATGATCAAGCTGGCCCTGTCTGCTGCCAGTGGGCTGGCCCACCTGCACATGGAGATCGTGGGCACTCAGG GAAAACCTGGGATTGCTCACAGAGACCTGAAGTCCAAGAACATCCTGGTGAAGAAGAATGGCACGTGTGCCATCGCTGACCTGGGCCTGGCCGTGCGGCACGACTCGGTCACAGACACCATTGACATCGCCCCAAACCAAAGGGTTGGCACCAAACG ATACATGGCCCCAGAAGTCTTGGATGAAACCATCAACATGAAACATTTTGATTCATTTAAATGTGCTGATATCTACGCCTTGGGCTTGGTCTACTGGGAGATTGCCCGAAGGTGCAACGCAGGAG gTATCCATGAGGAGTATCAGCTTCCCTACTACGACCTTGTCCCCTCTGACCCTTCCATTGAGGAGATGCGGAAGGTCGTGTGTGACCAGAAATTACGGCCAAACATCCCAAACTGGTGGCAGAGCTACGAG GCACTACGGGTGATGGGCAAGATGATGCGGGAGTGCTGGTACGCCAACGGAGCGGCTCGGCTCACTGCCCTCCGCATTAAGAAAAccctctcccagctcagtgtCCAAGAAGATGTGAAAATTTAG